The Podospora pseudocomata strain CBS 415.72m chromosome 1 map unlocalized CBS415.72m_1, whole genome shotgun sequence genome has a segment encoding these proteins:
- a CDS encoding uncharacterized protein (COG:S; EggNog:ENOG503P9QH), whose amino-acid sequence MPVRIPAATRTEVFCMGAGGLSAFAPFYMIIPGAEERVARQTTKWAPKWERNITMFKSPVERGVQRISPPVARTVQKVEHKLHLEQAAQKTGRGISKSFDKMGMKHT is encoded by the coding sequence ATGCCCGTCCGCATCCCCGCTGCCACTCGGACTGAGGTCTTCTGCATGGGGGCAGGTGGCCTCAGCGCCTTCGCACCTTTCTACATGATCATCCCTGGCGCCGAGGAGCGTGTCGCTCGCCAGACCACCAAGTGGGCGCCCAAATGGGAGCGCAACATCACCATGTTCAAGTCTCCAGTTGAGCGTGGTGTCCAGCGGATCTCGCCCCCGGTAGCCCGCACTGTTCAGAAGGTTGAGCACAAACTTCATCTTGAACAGGCAGCACAGAAGACTGGCCGGGGTATCTCGAAGAGCTTTGACAAGATGGGTATGAAGCACACCTGA
- the MET5 gene encoding Sulfite reductase [NADPH] subunit beta (EggNog:ENOG503NV1H; BUSCO:EOG0926047G; COG:P) codes for MAGALTTIRTPEEAVARIAYLSSDVVISVQPSLASDSEFSSHLKQLAKQKEQSLVAKTSDAVPEIQSVRHNNDPLLSVFTPIRSGQLVSVTTTSSILLPSVAHLYKLANLPVVIHVALGPKSFPDYSAITSIRNSGWTFLQSWSLQEAQDIALTAHALAIRSGKGVIHFFDPSSGAVAESIEGASADVVRAVLNLDNVRRFQSAPISGSGIYADDGRVAVVSEQPEPLALSGGVTANQAGEGEAETPLLTSQSSVKSSQQSETSTPPSVSTATTIEPAAPLVSSEDIYKYVTGIWAQLNQLVGRQYNAFEWTGSQSAENTIFLFGSDVALFSDAIAKAQSGDSFANAGIIAPRLYRPWLGAKLIDALPKSVKRVAVLEQVSRKTTKWGPVLIDVLTSVKSAVGGVETIVGYQLGYITKESVKQALSGVFQNLTLEKPVQNLEVGEREIPQETSKYDLSKPKLEVSYTKILDQLFGSRAFVANSLDSDNAGVSRTISATPEYGFGSLLARKERRQKFVAEVKEAASNGRFLTEVPKRALAKWVASADDAKKSEEAAEEVVSKLTLENSTPSKALLQHKAFFRKQSLWLVGSDAWAYDLGNSGVHQVLASGENVNLLIIDSTPYSERAAADANRRKKDIGLYAMNFGNAYVASTAVYSSYTQVLQAMDEADKFNGPSIVLAYLPYFGEHESPLTVLTETKKAVDLGYWPLYRWNPENEKKGEPNFSLDSERIKKELKAFLDRDNQLTQMMRKEPQFGAVLDQDFGTEIRAQQKRKAKDAYNQLLEGLFGAPLTILFGSDGGNAQSLAKRLGTRGRARGLKTTVMAMEDYLVEDLPTEENIVFITSTAGQGEFPVNGKPLWDAIKDSTELDLASVKYSVFSLGDSHYWPRKEDKVYYNKPGKDLDRVLANFGGSRLAPLGLGDDQDPDGYQTGYSEWEPKLWEALGVSKVDGLPDEPPPITNEDIKIASNFLRGTIAEELLDTSTGAISASNQQLTKFHGTYMQDDRDVRDERKAQGLEPAYSFMIRCRLPGGVSTPKQWIQMDDIANELGNETMKLTTRQTFQFHGVVKAKLKPAMQAINRALMDTLAACGDVNRNVMCSPLPSQSAYHREVYYWSKKISEHLLPSTTAYHEIWLTDYDGKKTQVAGDAVQDFEPLYGPTYLPRKFKISIAIPPHNDVDVYAHDIGLIAIKGNDGHLLGFNLLVGGGMGTTHNNKKTYPQTGRMLGFVKADQTHIACEKVMLVQRDHGDRKNRKHARLKYTVDDLTVEVFRSKVEELWGQPFLPAKPFHFDSNVDTFGWLKDETGMNHFTMFIENGRIEDTADFQMKTGLREIAKVHKGEFRLTPNQHLILSNVADEDLDTLKKLLAQYKLDNLHFSALRLSSSACVAFPTCGLAMAESERYLPVLISKLEACLEENGLRQDSIVMRMTGCPNGCARPWLAEVAFVGKAYGAYNMYLGGGYHGQRLNKLYRSSIKEDEILEIMRGLLSRYAKEREQGERFGDWTIRAGIIKATTDGRNFHEGVAEEEEEAEE; via the exons ATGGCAGGCGCACTCACCACGATAAGGACGCCTGAAGAGGCTG TCGCGAGAATTGCATACCTTTCCAGCGATGTGGTCATCTCAGTCCAGCCGTCGCTCGCCTCTGATTCCGAGTTCTCGAGCCACTTGAAGCAGCTCGCCAAACAAAAGGAACAAAGCTTGGTCGCGAAGACCTCGGACGCTGTTCCAGAAATCCAATCAGTCAGACACAACAACGACCCATTACTCTCCGTCTTCACTCCCATCCGCTCCGGCCAGCTGGTttccgtcaccaccacatcttCCATTCTCCTGCCCTCGGTAGCACATCTCTACAAGCTTGCCAACCTCCCGGTCGTCATCCATGTTGCGCTTGGTCCCAAGAGCTTCCCAGACTACTCGgccatcacctccatcaGAAATTCGGGATGGACCTTCCTCCAGTCCTGGTCCCTCCAGGAGGCTCAAGACATTGCGCTGACTGCTCATGCCTTGGCCATTCGCTCGGGTAAGGGTGTCATCCACTTCTTCGACCCCAGCTCCGGTGCTGTTGCCGAGTCCATTGAGGGCGCGAGCGCCGACGTTGTCCGCGCtgtcctcaacctcgacaatgTGCGGAGGTTCCAGTCTGCGCCGATCTCGGGGTCAGGGATCTACGCGGATGATGGGCGGGTCGCCGTGGTTTCTGAGCAGCCAGAACCCCTGGCTCTCTCTGGTGGAGTCACCGCCAACCAagcaggagagggtgaagcagAAACCCCTCTTCTTACCTCACAGTCGTCAGTCAAGTCCAGTCAACAGAGTGAGACCAGCACGCCACCAAGTGTATCCACTGCAACTACCATCGAGCCCGCAGCTCCCCTTGTGTCGTCCGAGGATATCTACAAATACGTCACCGGCATCTGGGCTCAGCTCAACCAGCTTGTCGGCAGGCAATACAACGCCTTCGAGTGGACGGGGTCACAATCGGCCGAAaacaccatcttcctctttggCTCAGATGTTGCCTTGTTCTCTGACGCTATTGCCAAGGCACAGTCTGGTGACTCCTTTGCCAACGCTGGCATCATTGCTCCTAGACTTTACCGCCCGTGGCTGGGCGCCAAGTTGATCGATGCCCTTCCCAAATCTGTCAAGAGGGTGGCAGTCCTTGAGCAAGTGTCGAGAAAGACCACAAAGTGGGGCCCCGTTCTCATCGATGTCTTGACTTCTGTCAAGAGTGCTGTTGGTGGCGTCGAGACTATTGTTGGGTACCAACTTGGCTACATCACCAAGGAAAGTGTCAAGCAAGCTTTGTCCGGTGTTTTCCAGAACTTGACTCTGGAAAAGCCTGTACAGAActtggaggttggtgagcgcGAGATTCCTCAGGAGACCTCCAAGTACGACCTCTCGAAGCCCAAGCTTGAGGTTTCTTATACCAAGATCCTCGATCAGTTGTTTGGAAGCAGAGCCTTTGTCGCCAACTCCCTCGATTCCGACAATGCCGGCGTCTCACGGACCATCTCGGCCACTCCCGAGTATGGTTTCGGCTCTCTCCTCGCCAGAAAGGAGCGCAGACAAAAGTTTGTtgccgaggtcaaggaggccgCCAGCAATGGTCGTTTCTTGACTGAAGTTCCCAAGAGAGCCTTGGCCAAGTGGGTAGCTAGCGCTGACGATGCGAAGAAGtctgaggaggctgccgaggaggttgtttCCAAGCTTACACTCGAAAACTCGACGCCATCAAAGGCCCTGCTCCAGCACAAGGCATTCTTCCGCAAGCAGTCTCTTTGGCTTGTTGGGTCCGACGCCTGGGCTTATGACCTTGGCAACTCTGGCGTTCATCAGGTTCTGGCTTCGGGCGAAAATGTCAACCTGCTCATCATTGACTCGACCCCTTACTCTGAGCGCGCTGCCGCTGATGCGAACCGCAGAAAGAAGGACATTGGTCTCTATGCCATGAACTTTGGAAACGCTTACgtcgcctccaccgccgtctACAGCTCTTACACCCAGGTTCTTCAGGCTATGGATGAGGCCGACAAGTTCAATGGCCCCTCTATCGTTCTGGCTTATCTTCCCTACTTTGGTGAGCACGAGTCTCCTTTGACCGTTCTCACTGAGACCAAGAAGGCCGTTGACCTTGGTTACTGGCCTCTGTACCGGTGGAACCCCGAgaatgagaagaagggcgagcCAAACTTCTCTCTTGACTCTGAGCgtatcaagaaggagctcaaggcctTCCTTGACAGAGACAACCAGCTCACTCAGATGATGCGGAAGGAACCCCAGTTTGGTGCTGTTCTTGATCAGGACTTTGGTACTGAGATTCGCGCCCAGCAGAAGCGCAAGGCCAAGGATGCTTACAACCAGCTCTTGGAAGGTCTCTTCGGTGCGCCGTTGACCATTCTGTTTGGTTCTGATGGTGGCAACGCCCAGTCCCTCGCCAAGCGGTTGGGTACCAGGGGCCGTGCCCGTGGCCTGAAGACCACAGTCATGGCCATGGAGGACTACCTAGTTGAGGACTTGCCAACGGAGGAGAACATTGTCTTCATCACCTCGACCGCCGGTCAGGGTGAGTTCCCGGTCAACGGAAAGCCTCTCTgggatgccatcaaggacaGCACCGAGCTCGATCTTGCTTCCGTCAAGTACTCCGTCTTCTCTCTTGGTGATAGCCACTACTGGCCCAGaaaggaggacaaggtgtACTACAACAAGCCCGGAAAGGACCTCGACAGGGTTCTGGCTAACTTTGGCGGTTCCCGTCTGGCTcctcttggtcttggtgatgaCCAGGACCCAGATGGATACCAGACCGGCTACTCCGAGTGGGAGCCCAAGCTTTGGGAAGCCCTCGGCGTGTCAAAGGTCGATGGCCTCCCAGATGAGCCTCCCCCGATCACCAACGAGGACATCAAGATCGCCTCCAACTTCCTGCGTGGTACCATCGCCGAGGAGCTCTTGGACACATCGACCGGCGCCATCTCGGCTTCCAACCAGCAACTGACCAAGTTCCACGGCACATACATGCAGGATGATCGTGATGTCCGTGACGAGCGCAAGGCCCAGGGTCTTGAGCCAGCCTACTCCTTCATGATTCGCTGCAGACTTCCCGGCGGTGTCTCGACACCAAAGCAGTGGATCCAGATGGACGACATTGCCAACGAGCTCGGAAACGAGACCATGAAGTTGACCACCCGTCAAACCTTCCAGTTCCACGGCGTCGTCAAGGCCAAGCTCAAGCCTGCCATGCAAGCCATCAACCGGGCTCTCATGGACACCCTTGCCGCCTGCGGTGATGTCAACCGTAACGTCATGTGCAGTCCTCTTCCTTCGCAGTCTGCCTACCATCGTGAGGTTTACTACTGGTCCAAGAAGATCAGCGAGCATCTTCTTCCATCGACCACCGCTTACCACGAGATCTGGCTCACCGACTACGACGGAAAGAAGACGCAGGTCGCTGGTGACGCCGTTCAGGACTTTGAGCCCCTTTATGGACCTACTTACCTCCCCCGCAAGTTCAAGATCTCGATCGCCATCCCCCCACACAACGATGTTGACGTGTACGCTCACGATATCGGCCTGATTGCCATCAAGGGCAACGACGGACATCTGCTTGGCTTCAaccttcttgttggtggtggtatggGTACCactcacaacaacaagaagacgTATCCCCAGACCGGTCGCATGCTTGGTTTCGTCAAGGCTGACCAGACCCATATCGCCTGTGAGAAGGTCATGCTCGTCCAACGCGACCACGGTGACCGCAAGAACCGCAAGCACGCTAGATTGAAGTACACCGTTGACGATCTGACTGTCGAAGTCTTCAGGTCCAAGGTTGAGGAACTTTGGGGTCAGCCGTTCCTGCCTGCCAAGCCCTTCCACTTTGACAGCAATGTCGACACCTTTGGCTGGCTCAAGGATGAGACTGGCATGAACCACTTCACCATGTTCATTGAGAACGGCCGTATCGAGGACACTGCCGACTTCCAGATGAAGACTGGCCTCAGGGAGATTGCCAAGGTTCATAAGGGCGAGTTCCgcctcacccccaaccagCATCTTATCCTCAGCAACGTTGCCGACGAGGATCTGGACACCCTCAAGAAACTTCTCGCCCAGTACAAGCTTGACAATCTCCACTTCTCCGCCCTCCGtctctcttcttccgccTGCGTTGCCTTTCCCACCTGCGGTCTCGCCATGGCCGAGTCTGAGCGCTACCTCCCGGTGCTGATCTCCAAGCTGGAGGCCTGCCTCGAGGAGAACGGCCTCAGGCAAGACAGCATCGTCATGCGCATGACCGGTTGCCCCAACGGTTGCGCCCGCCCCTGGTTGGCCGAGGTTGCCTTTGTCGGCAAGGCCTACGGTGCTTACAACATGTATCTCGGTGGTGGGTACCACGGCCAGAGACTCAACAAGCTCTaccgcagcagcatcaaggaGGACGAGATTCTCGAGATCATGAGGGGCTTGCTCAGCCGGTACGccaaggagagggagcagggCGAAAGATTTGGTGACTGGACCATCCGTGCCGGCATCATCAAGGCTACCACCGATGGCCGCAACTTCCACGAGGGtgttgccgaggaggaggaggaggcagaggagtGA
- the CHS2_1 gene encoding Chitin synthase, class 2 (EggNog:ENOG503NUPC; CAZy:GT2_Chitin_synth; COG:M) — protein MDNRLGRPNSPPGGRVPVPPEYMLPAYDDVHHESSTTGMGAAHGHGSNVRLLTDMEDPSDYQESDRHERPGRRRQPYEPSIDSRSSILDPPLRMHPPTESYVSYDQSSMNESNWGPSRASSPEYSPPRGHPPPHSHRFEPADINGAPRPGTPSTVYGGSPRRPLPRAPMYNSPTRGMQSTTSFHDDATVNIPLASHHDDPFGPESDVTDNRRHHHTHSSYSADQMTLNEDEYYDEDGDVREKADRYVPAPAEGRQERRGVRAPQMSKREVQLINGELVLECKIPTILYSFLPRRDEIEFTHMRYTAVTCDPDDFVERGYKLRQNIGRTARETELFICITMYNEDEYGFTRTMHAVMKNISHFCSRNKSRTWGENGWQKIVVCVVSDGREKIHPRTLDALAAMGVYQHGIAKNYVNQKTCLSPDTMVRTTNGDKPIRDIAVGDQLFDHEDRPVQCLAAEAIQTSRMMKVTYTGYNSVSKSSFTCTPDHIMTLVAYGVKPFRHSNSNRVTWWTRCDRTELGADAVEIKWDAAMHDLYTEYREQLGRRPTDAEVRKYLKAITSTRVVPDSEDGDSQRVEEIYQSPVLIKLLAKLKAMDVDVDGEDESVVLMLLQQHMEDYLEHMIPEPEDIPDEDNDDLIIDLDANRKRKIGTISTVSSRVSDKTFGQSPSIKSSPVNSQQQSQNEASQSTVSTYASVLTEDDHREMFAPVRNKLAVRDPKCKCQNLSCKGLRRVSTVFETSEQADLALELLSGDHYRVVDPCAVQDMEVFTMTLEEYQATCTAPMTQHKSKLRLYRSPLRFQPYQGPVSPVPIDPFWFGFWLGNGTKNNSEITSTDPEVEVYTQALVDRLNRDSISPEKAPLKVSKYRIDIGTKHVYKGEEIKATKVAHRLRVMSTVSNLDKTHWNPVHDGLRELGLLGDKSGGIPDCYMNADENTRLAVLAGLIESDGWLSHGLNCYGFGQYTYEHKKLVEDARKLALSCGIQCNPIFERKNGKDRPEPGWFFYMGRGVEKFQPHLLLPRKRMTIPFTTSKNRDVRPFDVEDAGDGEFRLIEVSGELFQLADRTVVHNCTAHVYEYTTQVSLDSDLKFKGAEKGIVPCQMIFCLKEKNAKKLNSHRWFFNAFGKALNPNVCILLDVGTKPGSNSLYHLWKAFDTDSNVAGACGEIKAMKGKYGVNLLNPLVASQNFEYKMSNILDKPLESVFGYITVLPGALSAYRYHALQNDETGHGPLSQYFKGETLHGQHADVFTANMYLAEDRILCWELVAKRGERWVLKYVKGCTGETDVPDTVPEFVSQRRRWLNGAFFAAVYSLVHFKQIWLTDHTIARKVLLHIEFLYQLLQLLFTYFSLANFYLTFYFIAGGLADPHVTPFDADGKAALYIFTILRYICVLLISTQFILSLGNRPQGSRKMYLASMIIYAVIMIYTLFASIWIVVHQLSPKKEDKDKPELEMGNNVFTNMIVSTASTIGLYFVMSFMYLDPWHMFTSFVPYLILLPSYICTLQIYAFCNTHDVTWGTKGDNVMKTDLGGAVGKGSGSTVELEMPSEQLDIDSGYDEALRNLRDRIEVPEKPPSDAQLQEDYYKSVRTYMVVSWLVANATLAMAVSEIYGSSGIGDNFYLRFILWSVAALAAFRALGSTTFAIINLINMVVEGRVKAKFAVPNWARGLIEKMRDGARDIGEGVANSVRR, from the exons ATGGACAACAGGCTCGGCAGGCCCAACTCCCCGCCAGGCGGACGCGTACCAGTACCGCCCGAGTACATGCTGCCAGCTTACGATGATGTCCACCACGAATCGAGCACCACTGGCATGGGCGCCGCGCATGGCCACGGTTCTAATGTCAGGCTGTTGACGGATATGGAGGACCCTAGTGATTATCAGGAATCTGATAGGCATGAGAGGCC AGGCAGAAGACGACAGCCATACGAACCCTCGATTGATTCACGGTCCTCTATTCTCGATCCGCCCCTCCGAATGCACCCACCGACCGAGTCGTATGTTTCGTATGATCAGAGTAGCATGAACGAGAGCAATTGGGGCCCTTCACGAGCATCATCCCCCGAGTATTCCCCTCCACGCggccacccaccaccacacagcCACAGGTTCGAGCCCGCCGATATCAATGGAGCCCCCCGCCCAGGAACCCCTTCCACCGTCTACGGAGGCTCTCCGCGCCGACCCCTTCCCCGTGCCCCAATGTACAACAGTCCAACGAGGGGCATGCAGTCGACGACCAGCTTTCACGATGATGCAACAGTCAACATCCCACTTGCCAGCCATCACGACGATCCCTTTGGCCCCGAGTCAGACGTCACTGACAACAGACGGCACCATCATACCCACTCATCCTACTCGGCAGATCAAATGACCCTGAACGAGGATGAATATTacgatgaagatggtgacGTTCGTGAGAAGGCTGACCGCTACGTTCCAGCACCGGCAGAGGGGCGACAGGAGCGCCGTGGTGTCCGCGCCCCCCAAATGAGCAAGAGAGAGGTGCAGCTTATCAATGGTGAACTCGTGTTGGAGTGCAAGATCCCCACCATCTTGTACTCATTCCTCCCGCGCCGCGACGAAATCGAGTTTACTCATATGCGTTACACGGCCGTGACCTGTGACCCAGACGACTTTGTTGAAAGGGGCTACAAGCTGCGTCAGAACATTGGCCGGACCGCCCGCGAGACGGAATTGTTTATTTGCATCACCATGTACAACGAAGACGAGTATGGCTTCACGCGCACGATGCACGCTGTCATGAAGAACATCTCCCACTTTTGCAGCCGTAACAAGTCACGAACGTGGGGAGAGAACGGATGGCAGAAAATCGTCGTGTGCGTGGTGTCTGATGGACGAGAAAAGATTCACCCTCGCACACTCGACGCCTTGGCAGCCATGGGCGTCTACCAGCACGGCATCGCAAAAAATTACGTCAACCAGAAGACGTGTCTCTCTCCAGACACGATGGTCCGCACCACCAATGGTGACAAGCCCATCCGAGACATCGCTGTAGGAGACCAGCTCTTCGACCACGAGGACCGACCCGTCCAGTGCCTAGCTGCTGAGGCTATTCAGACCTCCCGCATGATGAAGGTTACCTACACCGGGTACAACAGCGTCAGCAAGTCGTCCTTCACCTGTACGCCGGACCATATCATGACCCTGGTGGCTTATGGTGTCAAGCCCTTCAGGCATTCGAACAGCAACCGTGTTACGTGGTGGACTCGTTGCGATCGAACCgagcttggggccgatgcGGTTGAGATCAAGTGGGATGCAGCCATGCATGATCTGTATACCGAGTACCGTGAGCAGCTGGGTCGCCGTCCAACTGATGCTGAGGTCCGCAAGTACCTGAAGGCCATCACGTCCACGAGAGTTGTCCCCGATTCTGAAGATGGTGACTCTCAGAGGGTTGAAGAGATATATCAGAGTCCTGTTCTCATCAAGCTGCTggccaagctcaaggctATGGACGTGGACGTCGACGGTGAGGATGAATCGGTAGTATTGATGCTGCTACAGCAGCACATGGAGGACTATCTAGAGCACATGATACCTGAGCCAGAGGATATCCCTGACGAGGACAACGACGACTTGATCATCGATCTTGATGCCAACCGGAAGAGAAAGATTGGCACTATCAGCACGGTGTCTTCCCGCGTCTCGGACAAGACTTTCGGCCAGTCTCCTTCCATCAAGTCGTCTCCTGTTAACAGCCAACAGCAGTCTCAAAACGAGGCCTCACAGTCGACCGTGTCGACGTACGCGTCTGTACTCACCGAGGACGACCACAGGGAGATGTTCGCCCCTGTCCGGAACAAGCTCGCAGTGCGTGATCCGAAGTGCAAGTGTCAGAATCTGTCCTGCAAGGGCCTTCGGAGGGTGTCGACTGTCTTCGAAACCTCAGAGCAAGCCGACCTCGCTCTTGAGCTGCTATCAGGAGATCACTACCGTGTGGTTGACCCCTGCGCCGTCCAGGACATGGAGGTGTTCACGATGACGCTGGAGGAGTATCAGGCAACCTGCACGGCTCCGATGACGCAGCATAAGAGCAAGCTAAGACTATATCGGTCACCCCTGAGGTTCCAGCCGTATCAGGGTCCAGTGTCACCTGTCCCAATCGACCCattttggtttggtttctGGCTTGGTAATGGCACTAAGAACAACAGTGAGATTACCAGTACGGATCCGGAGGTCGAGGTCTACACGCAGGCACTCGTCGACCGCCTGAACCGTGATAGTATCTCTCCTGAAAAAGCGCCTCTCAAAGTATCCAAGTACAGGATTGATATCGGCACAAAACACGTCTACAAGGGAGAAGAAATCAAGGCAACGAAGGTCGCTCATCGTTTGCGTGTTATGAGCACTGTAAGCAACCTTGACAAGACACACTGGAACCCTGTTCACGACGGCCTCAGAGAACTCGGCCTGCTGGGAGACAAGAGCGGTGGCATCCCCGACTGCTACATGAACGCGGACGAGAATACGCGCCTGGCTGTTCTCGCAGGCCTCATCGAATCCGACGGATGGCTTTCTCACGGTCTCAACTGTTACGGCTTTGGCCAGTACACCTACGAGCATAAGAAGCTTGTTGAGGACGCCCGCAAGTTAGCCCTCTCCTGCGGGATCCAGTGTAACCCTATCTTCGAACGGAAGAATGGTAAGGACCGCCCTGAGCCTGGCTGGTTCTTTTATATGGGTAGAGGGGTAGAGAAGTTCcagcctcacctcctcctccctcgaaaGCGCATGACGATCCCGTTCACCACGTCTAAGAACAGGGACGTACGGCCCTTCGACGTCGAGGACGCCGGCGACGGCGAGTTCCGCCTCATCGAGGTCTCTGGAGAGCTCTTCCAGCTTGCAGATCGCACCGTGGTTCACAACTGCACCGCCCACGTGTACGAGTACACCACGCAGGTTTCTCTGGATTCGGATCTCAAGTTCAAGGGCGCCGAGAAGGGGATAGTGCCCTGCCAAATGATCTTTTGCTTGAAGGAAAAGAACGCCAAGAAGTTAAACTCGCATAGATGGTTCTTCAACGCATTTGGCAAGGCGCTAAACCCAAACGTGTGTATCTTGCTGGATGTCGGAACCAAGCCTGGGAGCAACTCGCTATATCACCTGTGGAAGGCATTCGATACCGACTCGAACGTTGCCGGCGCTTGCGGAGAGATTAAAGCAATGAAAGGTAAATACGGAGTCAATCTGTTGAATCCGCTGGTTGCGTCGCAGAATTTCGAATACAAAATGTCCAATATTCTGGACAAACCGTTGGAGTCGGTGTTTGGCTACATCACCGTGTTGCCTGGCGCCCTGAGTGCATACCGATACCATGCGCTCCAGAATGACGAAACGGGGCACGGGCCACTGAGCCAGTACTTCAAGGGAGAGACGCTCCATGGACAGCACGCCGACGTGTTTACCGCCAACATGTACTTGGCCGAGGACAGAATCTTGTGCTGGGAGCTGGTTGCCAAACGCGGCGAGAGATGGGTGTTGAAGTACGTCAAAGGTTGCACGGGTGAGACAGATGTGCCTG ACACCGTCCCCGAGTTCGTCTCCCAGCGTCGTCGCTGGCTGAACGGAGCGTTCTTCGCCGCTGTGTATTCCCTGGTGCATTTCAAGCAGATCTGGCTCACCGACCACACCATTGCCCGCAAGGTGCTGCTGCACATTGAGTTCTTGTATCAGCTCCTGCAACTCCTCTTCACCtacttctccctcgccaattTCTACCTCACCTTCTACTTCATCGCCGGTGGTCTTGCCGATCCCCACGTCACACCTTTCGACGCCGACGGCAAAGCTGCCCTCTacatcttcaccatcctccgGTATATCTGTGTTCTATTGATCTCGACCCAGTTCATCCTGTCTCTCGGCAACCGTCCCCAGGGCTCCCGCAAGATGTACCTCGCGTCCATGATCATCTACGCTGTCATCATGATCTACACGTTGTTCGCCTCGATTTGGATTGTCGTCCACCAGCTCTCCCCTaagaaggaggacaaggacaagcccGAGCTCGAGATGGGCAACAACGTCTTCACCAACATGATCGTCTCGACAGCCTCGACTATTGGTCTCTACTTTGTCATGTCCTTCATGTACCTCGACCCCTGGCACATGTTCACCTCCTTCGTCCCGTACCTGATTCTCCTGCCCTCGTACATTTGCACTTTGCAAATCTACGCCTTTTGCAACACCCACGACGTCACCTGGGGAACAAAGGGCGACAACGTCATGAAGACGGATCTCGGTGGTGCCGTCGGCAAGGGGTCCGGTTCGACTGTCGAGTTGGAAATGCCCTCTGAGCAGTTGGACATCGACTCTGGATACGACGAGGCCCTCCGCAACCTCAGAGATAGAATTGAAGTGCCCGAGAAGCCACCCTCGGACGCGCAACTGCAGGAGGATTACTACAAGTCGGTCCGTACCTACATGGTTGTTTCCTGGTTGGTGGCCAACGCCACGCTCGCCATGGCAGTCAGTGAAATCTATGGCAGCAGTGGCATTGGCGACAACTTTTACCTGCGCTTCATTCTCTGGTCTGTCGCCGCGTTGGCGGCATTCAGAGCCCTGGGGAGCACGACttttgccatcatcaacttgATCAacatggtggtggagggcagGGTCAAAGCAAAGTTCGCAGTGCCCAACTGGGCTAGGGGTTTGATCGAGAAGATGAGGGACGGAGCGAGAGATATcggagagggggttgctAATAGTGTTAGGAGGTGA
- a CDS encoding uncharacterized protein (EggNog:ENOG503Q4RT; COG:S) gives MISSRSSCRLRLPRPRSFLGFMSLQTGTELVSLALLFNKATGIYGLLTLFTGFQMSILQFTAYFLSIAVIAVLAFCLPHIRKGTPFQNLLLAWVYAVDTIVSGLYTTAFATGWYMQLKEMQATVASGAPEEEEFQMVESRGKTTTPVRDDGIDTAFSMVLIIGFTLIRIYFSLVIMAYARAVILRFVDERVPESDEDDESGSAPNPFAEGAPLGEGLEGKIGRYMISVGKSYWLGGRKEDEEWAKDVHSKFRSSRR, from the exons ATGATATCCTCACGATCGTCGTGTCGGCTTCGGCTGCCTCGCCCAAGG TCATTCCTAGGTTTCATGTCCCTACAGACCGGCACGGAGCTTGTCTCTCTTGCGCTCTTGTTCAACAAGGCGACGGGAATCTATGGCCTCCTTACCCTCTTCACGGGCTTTCAGATGTCGATCCTTCAGTTCACCGCCTACTTCCTTTCGATTGCCGTTATCGCCGTTCTGGCGTTCTGCCTCCCACATATTCGCAAGGGAACGCCGTTTCAAAACCTCTTGCTAGCCTGGGTTTACGCGGTGGACACGATTGTGAGCGGACTATACACGACAGCTTTTGCGACGGGGTGGTACATGCAGTTAAAGGAGATGCAGGCCACTGTCGCCTCAGGAGCTCCCGAAGAAGAGGAATTTCAAATGGTTGAGTCTAGGGGCAAGACAACCACCCCAGTCAGAGACGACGGCATCGACACGGCGTTTAGCATGGTGCTTATTATTGGGTTTACACTTATCAGGATTTACTTCAGCTTGGTTATCATGGCCTATGCTCGGGCCGTTATCCTGCGATTTGTTGACGAGAGGGTGCCCGAATctgacgaggatgatgagtcCGGGTCGGCACCAAATCCGTTTGCTGAGGGTGCCCCCCTGGGAGAGGGATTGGAGGGCAAGATTGGGAGGTACATGATTTCTGTGGGGAAGAGCTATTGGCTTGGTGGAagaaaggaggatgaggaatgGGCTAAAGATGTTCATTCAAAAttcaggagcagcaggagatgA